The nucleotide window GCGTCCTGGTCCTTTCCGAGGACGACGACGTCGGCGAGCCGCTCGCGACGCTGCTCCGGCGCGCGGGATACACCGTCCTGGGAGCGGACGGCCGGGACGGGGCCGGGCTCCTGGCCCCGGGGGGCGGGCCCTGCGACGCGCTGATCCTGGACCGCGACCTCCCGTCCGAACAGTACACCCGGATCCTCGATCTCCTGGCCCCCTTCGCCGGCCCCGCCTCGTTTCCACTCCTGGTGCTCGGCGGCGGCCCGTCCCCCGTTGTTCCGGCCGGCTGGCACGAGGACGCCTTCGCCTCGGTCGCGCGCCCTCCGCAGCCGGGGGAGATCCTGGCGACGCTCCTCTTCCTGCGCCGCCTGGTCTTCTACCGCCGCTACCGCGACCTCGTGCACGATCTCGCCCAGCCGGTCACGACCATCCACGCCCTCAGCCGCAGCATCGCGAGGCTCAGGCCGGAGGACGAGACCGCCCGGCAGACAATCGATCGCTTCGCGGTCGAGGCCGAGCGTCTGATGGTGCTGCTGGAGACGTTCCAGAGAAATCGCGGCCCGGCTACTTCCTGAGCAGTCCCTTCAGGTCCATGTTCCGGATGAGGCGGTGCAGGTAGTTGGGATGCACGTCCAGGAGGCGCGCGGTCTCGACGTAGTTGCCCCCCGCCTCCTTGAACGCCTTCACGATGAGCTGCTTCTTGGTCTCCTGGAGAGACTCGTGGTACCGGGTGACGGGCGGCCCCCCCGGCGGCCCGGCCTCGAGGACGCTCTCGGGCAGATCTTCCGGCCGGATCATTTCGCCCGACCCCAGGACCACGGCGCGCTCGATGGCATTCTCCAGCTCGCGCACGTTCCCGGGCCATTCGTAGCGCATCAGGCAGTCGAGCGCCCCGCCCGAGATCCCGGCGATCCTGCGGTTGCAGCGCTCGCCGTACTTCGACGCGAAGTAGCGCGCCAGCAGCGGAATGTCCTCCCGGCGCGCGCGCAGGGTCGGCATCTCGAGCGCCACGACATTGATGCGGTAGAACAGGTCCTCGCGAAAGCCTCCGGTCCTGGTCATCTCCTTCAGGTCGCGGTTGGTGGCGGTGATGAGACGCACGTCCACCTTGATCGGCCGGGTTCCGCCCACCCTCTCGAAGACGTGCTCCTGCAGGACGCGCAGGAGCTTCGCCTGCAGCGCCGGGGCCAGCTCCCCCACCTCGTCCAGGAACAGCGTCCCCCCGTCGGCGACCTCGATCTTCCCCTTCTTCTGCAGGACCGCCCCGGTGAACGCCCCGCGCTCGTGGCCGAACATCTCGCTCTCCAGGAGCGTCTCCGCCAGGGCCGCGCAGTTGATGGCGACGAAGGGCCTGGCGGCCCGCGGGCTGTTCTGATGGAGGGCACGCGCGACCAGCTCCTTGCCGGTGCCGCTCTCGCCCGTGATCAGGACGGTCGAATCGGTGGGGGCCGCCTTGGCCACGAATCCGAGCACGGCGGCCATCGCGGAGCCCTCCCCCACCATGTTGTGCGACACCTCGGCGTCCTGCCGCAGGCGACGGTTCTCCCCCTCGAGCCACTCGATCTGCCGCGCGTTCTCGAGCGCCACCGAGGCGATCCCCGCGACCGCGGTCAGGAGCTCGAGATGCCCCTCGTCGAAACGTATCTTGGGGCGGCTCGTGTCGAGGTACACGACACCGAGGGGCCTCGCGCCGAACGACAGCGGCACGGCGAGCACCGAGTGGACGTCCGCCCCCAGGAGGCTCTGGGACGCCCCGAAGTCGTCGCTGTCGCGCACGTCGTTGCACAGGATCGACACCCGCTCGCGCAGGACGCGCAGCACGATGGTCCGGCTGACCCGGATGCCCTGGACCGGACCGGCGTCCTTTTCCAGGCCGAAGGTCGAGGCGATCTCGTCCGACCCCCTGCCGGCGAGGAGCACGGCGCCGCGCTCGGCCGGGACGACCTCGAAGAGCGACTCCAGGAGCGCGCGTTCGAGCGCCTGCACCCCCTGGATCGAGTTGATCGCGGTGTTGATGCGCAGAAGCGCCGACAGGTCCCGCTCCACCCGTCCCGACGACGGTGAGGACGCCGCGGGACTCCTCGAGGCGGCCGTCCTCGACAGCTCGATCGTCGACCCCGTGACCATCCCCTGCTCTTTCAGCTCCACCGGGGCGCCCGCGGGGACTGGCTCGTTCTCCAGCAGGAGGACGAGGAAGATGGAGTCGCCGATGCGGACCTGATCGCCGTGCAGGAGGGGGCGTTCCTTCACAGGGACGCCGTTCACGAACGTTCCGTTGTGGCTTCCCAGGTCGGTGACGGTCACCCCCGCCCCCTGCCTCTCGAAGACGCAGTGCCGGCGGGACACCCACATGCTTTGAAGGCAGATCTCGTTCGTGGCGTCGCGCCCCACGCCGGTGCGGACGGCGCCCAGGGAGATGACCGTGCCTTGCCGCGGTCCCGCCACAGCCGCGAGTTTCGGTTCCATGGGTTCGGAAATTATACCCAATCGGATAGTCCTTCTATCCGATTGGATAGCGGATGGGCGGCGATTTTCCGCACCGCCCTCCCCTCCCCCCGGCGGGCGGATCCCATCAACCCCGCGCATTTCCACGGGTTCCGGCGATCGCGCCAGGGCCCTCGGCAATCGGGGAGGGACTGGCACGTCACTTGCCTTAGAGAAGCGCAACGACGAAGGGTGGACAGCCTCCGGAGGTTGTCGGTTCAATGCTGGCGCTCTTCACACGAAGGAAGGGGCGGTGTCATGCACAGGAAAGAGGCCGGAAGCGGTCGGGTGGCAGGAGGGGGGGCCCGCTTCCGGTCGTTCGTGCACTCCCTCGAAGACGTGCGGGGTGTCGATTTGATGGCCGAGGCCTGCCCGTTCGAGGAGCACTGTGATGCCGCTCCGAACGGCGAGCCGGGATTCAGGGCCCTGGCGGCGGCGCGACGCTTCGGCTCGTCGCGGCCCTATCTCAGGGGGCGCCGTCCGATGGCGTTCGCGTGCTCTGTGGTTCAGGGGCCGGCCTGCTGGGCCTGTCCCCTGGCGGCGCAGACACCGTCGATTGCGACTCCTTTCGGGACGATTCGACCGGCTTCCGGGGAACGGTTTTCGCCTGCGACGCGGCCGATCCCGGTGCCGCAGGGGCCACGGCGCCCGGCCGTCCTGCCGGCGTCTGCGGTCCCGCGGGTGCCGCCGCTGCAACGGGAGCACGAGCCTCTCCTGCGGGCGGCCGGCTCGCAATCATCTGGGCGACGAACGATTCCATAGTCTTCGCCGGGATCGAAGCGTGCACGACGATGCCGGGGCCGCCCTGGCTGATACGGATGCCGTCGAGGAGCTCGAGCCATTCCCTGGCCTCGTCCCGCGAGGCGCCGACCCGGCCGAGGGCGACCAGGCCGCGGGCGGCGTCGGCGAGCATCCTGGCGTTCGCCTCGGCATCCGCGCGGCCGAAGAGATCGAGGTCCACCGTGTCTCCGGCCACGCCGCGGAAGGCGATCGACACCAGCGACTGGACCGGTGCGGAGTTGAAAGTCAGGCCGGACAGATCGGTCGGTCCGGGAGCGTCCTTGAGCAGCGACTGCAGGCTCCTGCAATCGATCGCACCCCAGAACTGCGCCTCCTGCCGCACCTCCTCGAGGGGCGTCAGGATCGTCGGGCTTCCGTCCAGGCCGTGTCCGCGGGACTTTTCATTCGCCAGCATCGTCTCGAGCACGCTCTTCGGCCCCAGCGCGATGCTGCCGTCCTTGAGGAGCACGACGCTGAAGTCCAGGGTGCCGACCTCGACCAGGGTCAGGAGTTTGTCCCCTCCCAGGGCCTCCCGAACCTTGGCGCCGTCGAACGTGCCTTCCGCGAGCACGCCATACGCGATGGTGTGAGCGGGCCCGGGTACGACCGCCAGGCTCAGCCGGTCGAGGGTCGCCAGGAAGTCCGGGCCCAGGCGGTGCACGATCTCCGTGACGATTCCCCCGTCTCGACCGGAGAGCGCGGCCATGTCCTTCAGCCAGGGAGTGTCGGGGTGAAGCGCGCGGATCTTCCTGACCTCCATGACCACCAGGGCGGCGGTCTCCCGCGGGTAGGTCCCGAGAGCGCTCGAGCGCACCAGGCCCGCCGCCCCCTTCCGGCCCCCGCAGCCCGGGGCAGCCGCCAGCAGAGCGAGCGCTATCGCGAGGACCGCGTGACGTTTCGTTCTCATCGTGTCCTTCCCTCCGGGGCGGGCGCGGTCGAAGCCGCGCGGGCGTCCCTCAGTAGTCCTTGCGCGAAAAATAGACGACCGCGGCGGCCAGCGCCACGGCACCCGACGCGACCGAGCCGAGAACAGAGCCCCACGCGACTCCCCCGTCGTGCCGGATGAGGGTCATCGTCGACCGCACGAAGTCGTAGCTCTGCGGCAGGGCATGGTACAGCGTCTCCACGGTCGCCTGCGCCAGGAAACGCGCCACCCGCGACGTGATCAGGAGCGGCCAGTCGCGGTTGGCGTGCGGAAGGCGGACGAGGAGGCTCACGAAGAACAGGGCCGCCGTGATCATGATCGACACCGTGGTGGAGCGCAGGAGAACGCCGACCAGCACCATGAAGGCGAAGAGGCAGGCGAAGAAGAGGGACATCAGGAGACCGGACAGGACGAAGCCGCCGTTCCAGACTCCGGTCTTGAGCCCCAGGATGGCCGCCAGGCCGCAGGTGAGATACAGAAGATTGAGCGATGCCGTCAAAAGCCCCCCGGCATAGCGCGACAGGAGCAGGGCCGGTCGCGTGACCGGCTTCGACAGCAGGAGATCGATCGCCCCCTTCTCGAGCATGCGCGGCACCAGGCTCGCCGTGGCGAAGACCGACATCAGGATGGCGAGCGGGAACAGCAGGAACGCCACGCCGAGCTGCACGTAGCGCACGAACGTCTCCGCCGTCAGGCCGCCCATCCCCGCCACGTCCGGGTCGTCCCCCAGCCGGAAGCCGTGCGGCGACGTGCTCCCCTGCATCCCCGCCACCGACAGCGAGGCGATGACTCCGCCCGCGACGTCGGTCCTGAGCGCGAGGAGGAAGAACAGCAGGACGAGCGTGACGATGCCGAAATAGACGATGATCGTCCGGCGGTACAGGAGCTCGCGCCCGGTGTCGAGAAGAATCGCGGCGAACCTCACTGCGGCTCCCCTTCCTCGAGGACACGGACGAAGACCTCTTCGAGGCTGTCCCTGCGGGGCAGGACCGAGACGATCTCGAGGCCGCGGCTCCGCAGCGCGTCGATCGCCCGGTTCAACGCGGGAACGTCCCCCGAAAGTTCCAGCCCGGCCGCCGCGGGCCGCAGATCCGGCACGCTCGACAGGACGGCGTCCAGGACCCCCGGCGCCGCGGGACGCAGGTCGATCTGCCAGGCGCTCCGCGGCCGGGTCAGGTCGGAGACCAGTCCCTCGCGCAGGAGGACTCCCTCCTTCAGGATGGCCACCCGATCGCACAGCCGCTCCACCTCCGACAGCAGGTGCGAGTTCAGGAAGATCGTCGCGCCCCTCTCCCTCTGCTCCAGCAGGAGGTCGCGGATCTCGCGCCGTCCTATCGGGTCGACCCCGTCGGTCGGCTCGTCCAGGATCAGCAGGTCCGGCTCGTTGAGGATCGCCTGGGCCATGCCCAGGCGCTGCATCATCCCCTTGGAGTACTTGTGCACGCGCACGGAGCGCCACTCCTCCATGCGCACGCGCCGGAGCAGCGTCTCGACCCGCCGCGAGCGCTCGCCCCCCCTGAGACCGGACAGTCGGCCGAAGTGGTGCAGGAGCTGCTCCCCCGTCAGGTGGGCGGGGTAGCGGTGGTTCTCGGGCAAATAGCCGATGCGCTCCTTCGCACGCACGTCGCCGGGGGGACGGCCTAGGACGGACGCCCGGCCCGAGGTCGGGAAGGCGATCGCCAGGAGCAGCTTGACGAGAGTGGTCTTGCCGGCTCCGTTCGGCCCCAGGAGACCGAACGTGCGGCCGCGCGGGACCGTGAGGTCGAGCCCGCGCAGCGCCACGACCCCGGCGCGCGCGAACGGCGCGCGGTAGGTCTTGGCCAGGGACACGCAGGCGAGGGCGGGAGCGGCGGCGTCCGTCGGAGATCCTCCGCCTACATCCCCATGATGTGGTAGCCGTTGTCCACGAAGATCACCTCGCCGGTGATGCCGCGCGACAGGGGGGAGCAGAGGAACAGCGCCGCGTCCCCCACCTCGGCCGGCTCGGTGTTGCGCGGCAGCGGCGATCGCTCGCGCACGATCGACAGCATCTTGGTGAATCCCGGCACGCCGCGCGCCGCGAGAGTGCTGATCGGTCCGGAGGAAATGCCGTTGACGCGGATGTTCTTCTTGCCGAGGTCGTGCGCCAGGTAGCGGATGCTCGCCTCGAGAGCCGCCTTGGCCACGCCCATGACGTTGTACCCCGGCACGACCTTCTCGGATCCGAGGTAGGTCAGGGCGAGGATGCTGCCCCCCCCTTCCATGAGGGAGGAGGCGCGCTGCGCCAGGGCCACGAGGGAGTAGGCGCTGATGTCGAGCGCCGTCTTGAAACCCTCGCGCGAGGTGGCCAGGCACTCGCCGTCGAGGTCCTCCTTGCGGGCGAACGCGACGCAGTGCACCAGGGCGTCGAGCCGGCCGAAATCCTGCTTCACCTTCGCGAACAGGCCGTCGATCTCGTCGTCCCGGGTGACGTCGCAGGGGTGGACGACCGACCCCTCGAGCGTCGCGGCGAGGGAGCGCACGTTCTCCTCCAGGCGGTCCCCCTGGTAGTTGAACGCCAGTCGCATCCCCTCGCGGTGCAGGGCCTCGGCGATGCTCCAGGCGATGCTGCGCTTGTTGGCGACCCCGACGATGAGACCCTTCTTCCCTTCCAGGAGCATGCCGCGTCCCCTCCCACGAAAACCCTCAGACGACTCCGGTGACCCCCTCGCCGCCCGGGCGGGGGCCGATCGGGGCCGGCGCCCGGGTCTCGATCGGGGCGGGCTGCAGCGACTGCGCCGCCTCCACGATCGCCCCCTCCAGGACGTCGAGCCCCTCCTCCAGCTGCTCCTCGGTGATCACCAGGGGCATCAGCGTCCGGATGACGTTGCCGTAGGTCCCCGCGCCGATGACGATGAGACCACGCTCGTAGCACAGCCGCACGATGCGGTTCACCAGCTCTTTCGCCGGCTCCTTCGTGGCGCGGTCCTTGACGAACTCGATCGCCCGCATCGCCCCGACGCCGCGCACGTTGCCGACGGACGGGCACTTCTTCCACAGCGCCTCGAACCGGTCGCGGACCTTCTCCCCGATCCGGGCCGCTCTCTCGGCGAGGGTCTGCTTCTCGATCGTCTCGATCACCGCCAGGGCCGCCGCGCAGGCCACGGGGTTGCCGCCGAAGGTGCCGCCGAGGCTCCCCTCCATCGGCGCGTCCATGATCTCGGCCCGGCCGGTGATCGAGGACAACGGCAGGCCCGCGGCGATCGATTTCGACGCGATCAGGATGTCCGGCTCGATCCCCCAGTGCTCGCAGGCCCACATCTTCCCCGTGCGCCCGAACCCGGTCTGCACCTCGTCGGCGATCACCAGGATGTCGTACTTGCGGCAGATGTTGACCAGGATCGGGTAGTACTCCTGGGGCGGCATGATGAAGCCCCCCTCCCCCATGACCGGCTCGACGATGAGGGCCGCGACCGAGGCCGGATCGACGTAACGCTTGAAGAAGTCCTCCAGGAACGTGCCGCACTCGATGTTGCACCCCGGGTAGCGCTTCCCCCACGGGCAGCGGTAGCAGTAGGAGAAGGGCATCCTGTGGATCTCGGCGGCGTACGGTCCGAAGTGGTCTTTATAAGGATGGACCTTGCTGGTCAGGGACATGGCCAGGAGGGTGCGACCGTGGAAGGCGTCCTCGAAGCAGACGATCGCGGACCGGCGGGTGAAGTTGCGCGCCACCTTGACGGCGTTCTCGACCGCCTCGGCCCCGGAGTTGGCGAAGAAGGTCTTCTTCTGGAACGACCCGGGGGTGATGCGGTTCATGACCTCGGCCAGCCTGATGTACGGCTCGTTCATCGTGACATGGAAGCAGGAGTGGATGTATTTCTCGGCCTGCTGCTGGATCGCCCGGACGACGCTCTTCGGCGCGTGGCCGGTGTTGAGCACGCCGATGCCGCCGGCGAAGTCGAGGTAGCGGTTGCCGTCCACGTCCTCGAGCACGGCCCCTTCGCCACGGGCGATGAACAGGGGCGTGATGTTGTAGGGGCCGCGGGGCACCGCGGCCTGGCGGGCCCTCAGAAGCTCCTGCGAGCGCGGACCCGGTATCGCGGTCTTCAGGACGATGTGCTTCGTCATTCCTGCGATTCCTTACTTGAGGTCGCTCCAGCGGTAAGGGTACCAGTACGGCTTCGCCTCGATCTTGTAGTCCATGTGGACGTGCTTCGGCTCCCGGAAGGCGTCCAGCCCCTCGATGCCGAGCTCCCGGCCGATGCCGCTCTTGCGCATGCCGCCGAACGGTGCGGCGTCATTGTCTGTCAACGGATCGTTGATCCAGAACGTTCCCGCGTGGACATTCTCCATCGCGTACATGGCGTATTCGAGATTGTTGGTGTAGATGTTCGCCCCCAGGCCGTACTCCGAGTCGTCCGCCAGGCGCACGGCTTCTTCGATTCCCTTGACAGGCATGATCGGGGCGATCGGGCCGAACGTCTCGGACTTCATGATCGACATCTTATGGCTGACATTCGTCAGGACGGTGGGCTCGAAGAAGTACCCCTTCTTGAGGGCCGGCGGCCGCCGCCCGCCGCACATCACCCGGGCCCCCTGCGACACCGCCTCCTCGATCCTGGCCTCGATCTGCTTCCGGTGCGCCTCGCGGATGAGCGGCCCGCAGTCGATGTCCGGCCCCATCGGGTTCCCGAGCCTCAGCTTCTTCGCCAGGGCGACGAACTTCTTCGTGAACTCCTCATAGACCCTCTCGAACACGTAGAAGCGCTCCCCCGAGGTGCAGACCTGCCCCATGTTGAGGAACGCCGCCCAGACGGCGCCGCGCGCCGCGACCTCGAGATCGACGTCGTCGCAGACGATGAACGGGTCGTTGCCGCCCAGCTCGAGGTTCAGCTTCTTGAGGTGGGGCGCCGCGGCCGTCGATATCGCCTTGCCGGTGGCGATGCTCCCCGTGAAGGCGATGAGCTGGACGTCGGGATGCACGACCAGGGGATCGCCGACCTCGGTCCCGAAGCCGGTGAGGATGTTCACGACCCCCTTGCCGAAGATCCCGAGATCCTCGGCCAGCATCAGGGTCGACAGAGGGGTCTCGTTCGACGGCTTGATGACGACGGTGTTGCCCGCCGCCAGGGCCGGCGCCAGCTTCCAGGTCAGGAGGAGGAGCGGGTAGTTCCAGGGGACGATGGCGACGACGACGCCGTACGGCTCCTTGCGGACGAAGTTGATCTGGTGCCGGAAGACCGGCGAGGGGACCTTTCCCCCCTGGTCGCGCGCCAGCTCGCCGTAGTAATCGAAGCAGGCGGCGCACCATTCGACCTCGTCCAGGTTCTCGATGAGCGGCTTCCCTCCCTCGAGGGTGAGCCGCCGCGCCACCGCCATCGCCTTCCCCCGCAGGCGCGTGGCGAAGTCGTGCATGAGGGCCGCCCGCTCGATTCCGGGGACGCCGCGCCAGTCGCCGAACGCCTCGGCGGCGGACTCCACCGCCAGATCGGCGTCTTGGGCATTGGCGCGCGGCACTTCGTCGATGATCTCTTCGGTGGCGGGATTGTCGATCGGGAAGCACTTCTTCGAGACGCTCCCGGTCCATTGGCCGTCGATCCACATGCGCTGCATGGCGCATTATACCCCTGCGTATCCGCGGGACAGGAAGGGTCAGCCGTTCCGGCCCGCGAGGGCCGCGTCCAGCGACTCGACCAGGCGGTCGAGGAGCTCTTCCGGGATGTTGAGCGGCGGCTCGACGCGGATGACCCGCGGCCGGTTCAGGGCATAGGCGACCAGGACGCGCTTCTCGTAGAGCACCTCGGTGACCGTGGCCCCGAGCGCCTCGTCGCGCATCTCGATGCCGATGAGCAGACCCTTCCCCCGGACTTCGTCGATCGCCCACGGATGCTTGCGTTGCAGCGATCGAAGCCGGTCCAGGAGGAGGGCGCCGAGGCGGGCGGAGCGCTCGCTCAGGCGGTCGCGCACGGTGATCTCGATCGCCTTGGCGGCGGCGGTGGCCGCGAGCGGGTTGTTCCCGAACGTCGACGAGTGCCACATCGGGTTGGCGTGGAACGACGCGAAGATCTCGTCCGTCGTCGTGAACGAGCCGCAGGGGACGACTCCGCCGGACAGCGCCTTCGCCAGGCAGAGGATGTCCGGCACGACGTTCCAATGGTTCACCCCGAACAAGGCGCCGGTGCGGCCGAGCCCGGTCTGCACCTCGTCCGCGATCAGGAGGACGCCGTTCCTGGTGCAGGTCTCGCGGACGCGCGGCCAGTAGTCGTCGGGGGGCACGATGACGCCCCCCTCCCCCTGCACCGGCTCGAGGATGACGGCGGCGGTGTCCTTCCGCATCGCCTTGTCGATGGCCGCGGCGTCCCCGTACGGCACGAACGACACGTCCTGCAGGAGCGGCTGGAACGGCTCGCGGAACACCGGGCGGCCGGTGACCGACAGGCTGCCCATCGACTTGCCGTGGAACGAGTTCTCGGTCGAGATGAATCCTCGTTTCTTCGTGTACAGGCGCGCGAGCTTGAGGGCCCCCTCCACCGCCTCGGTGCCGCTGTTGCAGAAGAAGGTCCGCTTCAGTCCGCCGGGGGCCACCTCGGCGAGCCGGCGCCCCGCCTCGGCCGTGATCGGGTTGACCAGGTACTGGCTGTGCAACGGCATCCGGTCGAGCTGGTCCTTGACGGCGCGCACCACTTCCGGGTGCCGGTGCCCCAGGGAGAAGATCCCGTAACCGCCGAGACAGTCGATGTACTCGTCGCCGTAGATGTTCCGGATCACCGAGCCCTCGCCGCTCCACTCGACCTGGGCGCGATCGCGGTCACGGTCGCGTGTCTTCGGGAAGCGGCGCAGGTAGGCGTTCCAGTTGTCGATCCCCTCCGCGGCGATCGCCTCCTGCTCGGCGCGGGTCAGGTCGCGTTCGATCGGCAGCTTCACGAAAGGCTCTTCAGCGTGTCGTCGAGATGCCCCAGGACCTCGTCGATCAGCTTCCTGGGGATCGACAGAGCCGGCTCGATCCGGATCGTCTTGGCGTTCAGGAGCGTGCCGGCCACCAGGACGCCGCGACGGAACAGCCCGGCCGCCACGGAGTAGCCGAACTCGGTGTTGTCGAACTCGACGCCGATCAGGAGCCCCTTGCCGCGCACGTCGACGAGGTGCTCGGGGTAGCGGGACTGGATGTCGCGCAGCCCCGCCAGGAAGTACTCCCCCGACACGGCGGCCTGGCCCGGCAGGTCCTCTTCCAGGGTCACATTGATCGCGGCGATCCCGGCGGCGCAGGCGAGCGGATTGCCGCCGAAGGTCGACGAGTGCAGGAACGGGTTGGCCTCAAGGACTTTCCAGATCTCCGGCGTCGAGATGAAGGCGGACAGCGGCATCACCCCGCCCCCGAGCGCCTTCCCCAGGCACATGATGTCCGGGATCACGTCCCAGTGCTCGACCCCGAACAGCTTGCCGGTGCGCCCCATGCCGGTCTGCACCTCGTCGGCGATCAGGAGGACGTCGTACTCGTCGCAGATCTCCCTCAGGCGCGGCCAGTAGTCGTCGGGGGGTACGATCGCCCCCGCCTCCCCCTGCACCGGCTCGGCCACCACGGCCGCGATGTCCAGCCCCACGTCGCGCGCCTTCTTGAGCTGCCACTCGACCTCGTCGGCGTCGCCGAACTCCACGAAATAGACGTCCTGCAGGAGAGGCTCGAAGGCCACCCGGTACTCCGCCTTGCCCATGAGCGACAGCGATCCGTACGACTTGCCATGAAAACCACGGATCGTGGAGATGAATCCGGACTTCTCCGTGTAGAGCCGGGCCAGCTTCATCGCCCCTTCGACCGCGTCGGTGCCGTTATTGATGAAGAAGCACTTCTGGAGATTGCCGGGGGCGATCTCCCCCAGGAGCTCCGCCAGCGCCCCGCGCAGGGGGTCGAGCAGCTCCTGGCTGGACAACGGCATCCGATCGAGCTGGCTGCGCACCGCCTCGACGATCTTCGGGTGACGGACGCCGGCGCTGTAGATCCCGAAGCCGCCCAGGCAGTCGATGTACTGCCGCCCCATGATGTCTTCGATGTAGGAGCCCTGGCCGGTCCATTCGATCGCGGCGTACTGCTCGGCCTCCGCCACCGACTTGCGGTACTCCAGGAATCCGGAGTTGAAATAGGCGTTGAACGACTTGACCGTCTCCTTGACGACGGTCTTCTTCCTGGCCAGGTTCAGCTTGTTGGCGTTGGCGATGATGTTGAGCCAGCGCTGCGACTCCTTGATGACCTTTTCGGCCGTGAAGCGCCGCGCGCCGCGTCGCGCCCTCGCCTTGGCAGCCGCCTTCAGGCTCTTGCGGACGGCGGCGCGTTTCTCAGGAGCGCTCACCGGCATCGGGTCGGCGCTCCGCGGGGCCACCTTCATCGTCACCGTCGGCGGCGGATCCCCCTTGCGGGCGCCGTTGCCGGCCGGCTTGCCGGCGGACGCCAGGCGGACGTTCGACAGGAGCACCACGTCTCCGCCGCCGCTCCCCCCCTTCGATCTCATGTCCCGCTTCATTGTGTTTTTCATATGAGGCCTCTTTCGTTCCAGCGAATCCAGAAAAGACAAGACTCCCCCCCGGGCTCCATGAGCCAAGACAGCGACCTGTGTTGGACGGCCCTGAGGCCTTTGTCGGGGTGTCGCCGGCTTGGGCGAGGCTTACTAGGTGTCGGTCAGGAACGGCCGGGTCTTGCGGAGACTGCCGGCGGGTCCCCTCAGGAGGATCCGACGCCCCTGGATGACGGCGGAAACCGGTCGGCCTGGCCGTCGATTCCGGACTGTGCGGGGGCTTGTGAGCATGTGAAAGACTCCTGAAGGTGAGGAGATTGTAATTGCCCGGGCCGATCCTCGTCAAGGCGGGGTCCGGCGCATGACCCTGGCATGCGGGTCCCGGTCGGGACGGAGCCCCGTTCACGGGATCGTTGAAGTAATCATAAAGCGCTGACACAAATAGATTTAGGTCGATGGCAATGGCCAGGGGCACCGGTTTGCTTTCCGGTCTCTCCTACATCATATTTACCCGGCTTCTGGAGCTTCAGGCCGCGCGCGGCCGGGATGCAGATGACGACCTCGCCGGAGCCTAGCAGTCCCCTGGCGCGAGCCCTCAAACAGCTGGCGACCGCCACCAAGGTCCTGTCGTTCTACCCCGCGCAGCACCCGACTGTCGTGTCGGCCCTCGACAAGGCGGCCCTCCTGCTGAAAGAGGCGATGTCTGACACGGAAGCCCTGACGGTGGGCGTGAGCGAGACATCCTTCCTTCTGGACGGCGCGCCGCTGGCGGAGGGGGATCGGATCCTGGCCGGCTTCGCCAGCTATCTCAGCCGGAGGGATCTCGGCGCGCTCCTGTTCCGCTCACCGATCGAGGGGGACTCGCTGAAGGGGTTCCTCGAGGTCATCGCCCTCGATCCGGGGACGCTGCGGGCCAGAGGCGGCCCCAGGAAGAGCCTGGAGGAGAGGCGGCTCGGCGGGATCGCCGTCATCGAGTTCGACGCCTCGGCGGCCCTCAAGTCGGCCCGCACCGACACCGGCGACGCCCCGGTGGAGGAGAAGCCGAAGCAGAGCCTGAGCTGGAGCGACCTTCTGGCCCGCTACCTGGCCGGACGAGGACCGCTCCCCCCCGGCGGCCAGCATCTGATCCGCCGCGTCGCCGGCGAC belongs to Candidatus Dormiibacterota bacterium and includes:
- a CDS encoding aldehyde dehydrogenase family protein — its product is MQRMWIDGQWTGSVSKKCFPIDNPATEEIIDEVPRANAQDADLAVESAAEAFGDWRGVPGIERAALMHDFATRLRGKAMAVARRLTLEGGKPLIENLDEVEWCAACFDYYGELARDQGGKVPSPVFRHQINFVRKEPYGVVVAIVPWNYPLLLLTWKLAPALAAGNTVVIKPSNETPLSTLMLAEDLGIFGKGVVNILTGFGTEVGDPLVVHPDVQLIAFTGSIATGKAISTAAAPHLKKLNLELGGNDPFIVCDDVDLEVAARGAVWAAFLNMGQVCTSGERFYVFERVYEEFTKKFVALAKKLRLGNPMGPDIDCGPLIREAHRKQIEARIEEAVSQGARVMCGGRRPPALKKGYFFEPTVLTNVSHKMSIMKSETFGPIAPIMPVKGIEEAVRLADDSEYGLGANIYTNNLEYAMYAMENVHAGTFWINDPLTDNDAAPFGGMRKSGIGRELGIEGLDAFREPKHVHMDYKIEAKPYWYPYRWSDLK
- a CDS encoding aminotransferase class III-fold pyridoxal phosphate-dependent enzyme encodes the protein MKLPIERDLTRAEQEAIAAEGIDNWNAYLRRFPKTRDRDRDRAQVEWSGEGSVIRNIYGDEYIDCLGGYGIFSLGHRHPEVVRAVKDQLDRMPLHSQYLVNPITAEAGRRLAEVAPGGLKRTFFCNSGTEAVEGALKLARLYTKKRGFISTENSFHGKSMGSLSVTGRPVFREPFQPLLQDVSFVPYGDAAAIDKAMRKDTAAVILEPVQGEGGVIVPPDDYWPRVRETCTRNGVLLIADEVQTGLGRTGALFGVNHWNVVPDILCLAKALSGGVVPCGSFTTTDEIFASFHANPMWHSSTFGNNPLAATAAAKAIEITVRDRLSERSARLGALLLDRLRSLQRKHPWAIDEVRGKGLLIGIEMRDEALGATVTEVLYEKRVLVAYALNRPRVIRVEPPLNIPEELLDRLVESLDAALAGRNG
- a CDS encoding putrescine aminotransferase, with product MRSKGGSGGGDVVLLSNVRLASAGKPAGNGARKGDPPPTVTMKVAPRSADPMPVSAPEKRAAVRKSLKAAAKARARRGARRFTAEKVIKESQRWLNIIANANKLNLARKKTVVKETVKSFNAYFNSGFLEYRKSVAEAEQYAAIEWTGQGSYIEDIMGRQYIDCLGGFGIYSAGVRHPKIVEAVRSQLDRMPLSSQELLDPLRGALAELLGEIAPGNLQKCFFINNGTDAVEGAMKLARLYTEKSGFISTIRGFHGKSYGSLSLMGKAEYRVAFEPLLQDVYFVEFGDADEVEWQLKKARDVGLDIAAVVAEPVQGEAGAIVPPDDYWPRLREICDEYDVLLIADEVQTGMGRTGKLFGVEHWDVIPDIMCLGKALGGGVMPLSAFISTPEIWKVLEANPFLHSSTFGGNPLACAAGIAAINVTLEEDLPGQAAVSGEYFLAGLRDIQSRYPEHLVDVRGKGLLIGVEFDNTEFGYSVAAGLFRRGVLVAGTLLNAKTIRIEPALSIPRKLIDEVLGHLDDTLKSLS